Proteins from one Fragaria vesca subsp. vesca linkage group LG6, FraVesHawaii_1.0, whole genome shotgun sequence genomic window:
- the LOC101292725 gene encoding uncharacterized protein LOC101292725 yields the protein MAASYSLCNFLSFLTPTKPPSQTKPPPPHLHLSQTQKPRDAFVPLVAQPGPSFSSSSSSELESVINPSLAYANTLFFKSAYNVQVIVDEGESEERLLNRFRREVMRAGVIQEVKRRRYFENTQDEKKRRTRDAAKRNKRRRTFSRPPLMQNRQGQDVPVPKKSDDDEDNWDLPEGDIPY from the exons ATGGCTGCCTCATACTCTCTCTGCAACTTCCTCTCCTTCCTCACACCCACAAAACCCCCATCCCAGACCAAACCCCCACCTCCCCATCTCCATCTCTCCCAAACCCAGAAGCCCAGAGACGCTTTCGTCCCTCTAGTTGCCCAGCCTGGTCCCTCTTTCTCTTCTTCTTCTTCTTCGGAATTGGAGTCTGTCATCAACCCCTCTCTGGCTTATGCCAACACTCTCTTCTTTAAGTCGGCTTACAATGTCCAAGTCATCGTCGATGAGGGCGAGTCCGAGGAGCGGCTGCTCAACCGGTTCCGGCGAGAGGTGATGCGAGCTGGCGTCATCCAGGAAGTGAAGAGGAGGAGGTACTTTGAGAACACTCAGGATGAGAAGAAGCGCAGGACTCGCGATGCTGCTAAACGCAACAAAAGAAG GCGAACATTTTCGAGGCCTCCCCTTATGCAGAACAGGCAGGGGCAGGATGTCCCTGTACCGAAGAAGAGTGATGACGACGAAGATAACTGGGATCTACCTGAGGGAGACATACCCTATTGA